The window CCCTGAAAATTATGCATACACACATTTCAGGCTGAAAGCCAACATAGATACTATAACGCAGGCTTTCAGCCTGCAAATCATGTTTTGGGCTAACATAGGGCGTGTGCCCTAGGATTTTATAATACAGGGCGATGCCCTGAAAATTATGCATACACACATTTCAGGCTGAAAGCCAACATAGATACTATAACGCAGGCTTTCAGCCTGCAAATCATGTTTTGGGCTAACCTAGGGCGTGTGCCCTAGGTTTTTATAGGTCAGGCTTTTAGCCTGAAATGTGTGTTATGCGCAATTTTCAGGGCATCGCCCTGTATTATAAAAGCCTAGGGCACACGCCCTAGGTGCACTCAGAGTGTAATTTGCAGGCTGAAAGCCTGCGTTATAGTATCTTAGGAACTCTAATCCCAAATATATTGTTCATTAAAGGGGATATTATTTAATCGAAGAAACGCGCGGTACTCATCTTGAAATGTTTGTTTTTTATGATGCTCTTTTTGATTTTCAATATAAGTTACAACGGCATTATGAAGTGATTCGCTTACAGAAAATACTCCAAAACCCTTTTGCCATGAAAACTCATCATAATTTTTTCCTTTAGTTTTAATCCATTTTGAGGAATTTTTTTTCGCATTTTCAAGAAGAGCGCTTATTGAAAGAGTACGTGGTAGCGTGCAAAAGATGTGAATGTGATCACTAACTCCTCCTATTTTATGGACATAACTTCCAGACGAAGTAAATATGGAGGCTATATAAGCATATAATTCTGATTCAATTGCTTCATCGATAAAGGTGCGTCTATTTTTAGTACTGAATATAACATGTAAAAGCACGTTGGAAAGTGATTGCGCCATATTTTACTGCATTTTTTGGGGTCTATTCAATATTTGATGTTACAAAGTATAGGATTTTGTTCTTCATTACAACATTTTTTTATGTTTGAAAACGTCTTCCTATGGCGAATGCCCTAGGCGCATAAGACATCTTATCGTCCTAAGGTATTTATCCATACCAACATCCGATCAGACATATCAGACATGTTACTCTCTGTAGCATTGGGAAAAGAATCGGTGATTTTTTTGAATAACTCTGGCGAAAGAAGGGGCATATCTTGGAAGGATAATCGAGTTTGTAATAGGTTTGGTTCTAACTCGCTTGCATTTTGCCTTAAAGGAATTGGTTCTTCCCATATAGCTGTTAAAAGCTGTTCATCAAGTTCTTCATCTGATTGTGTTGTTATGCTTTTATTACTAACAAAATCAGGAACTAGAGCATTAAGTATTTCTCGTTTTTTTTGAGTTACTATGCTTAAAAAGCTACCTTCTATGCGTATTGCATGAATGACAGCCATGCGAGCTTGGC of the Chlamydiales bacterium genome contains:
- the tnpA gene encoding IS200/IS605 family transposase, coding for MAQSLSNVLLHVIFSTKNRRTFIDEAIESELYAYIASIFTSSGSYVHKIGGVSDHIHIFCTLPRTLSISALLENAKKNSSKWIKTKGKNYDEFSWQKGFGVFSVSESLHNAVVTYIENQKEHHKKQTFQDEYRAFLRLNNIPFNEQYIWD